From Streptomyces sp. SCSIO 75703:
GTCGGGCAGTACGACGAGCAGCGCTTCCTTGCCCTGGTAGACACCCGCCTCCGTCGCGAGGGCCACGTCGTCTCGCCCGATGCCCTGCCGCACGCACGCGGGGACGGTCGGCTGCTCGAGGACACGGTTCTCCGGTCCGGTCTCGGACTCCATGCCGAGGGTGTGCGGCGTTCCGGGGCCGCTCTCATCCCACTGCCCGCCCGCGAGGAGGGCGGCGACACGGTCCTCGAGCTGTCCTTCGGAGAAGGTGTCCGCAAGCGTCGCCTGGGCCCGGGCGACGGTGTCGGGCGTGCTGTCCCTCCCCAGGGACGACACGATCACCGAGCCGAGCCCCAAGGCGGCGGCAGCGGTCACCGCACCCAGGATCGCGATCCTGCGCCGTCCAGCCTGCCCGCGGCTCTTGCGCCCGGGGCCGGTCGTGGAAGGCCGGGCATGCCCAGCCGGCCGCGCCGCCGTTGCGCGTGTTTCACGTGAAACAGAGCCGGAGTCGGGCGATGGCTCCCGTGTCTTCGCCTCGGCCGCGAGAGCGGCGTCGATACGGCTCGCCACCTCCTCGGGCATCGGTACCGGCTCTGGCAGGGTGCCGAGCAGGTCGCGGATCTCCAGCAGGGACGCGTGGACGTCCGCGCACGCCGCGCACCTCTCCAGATGCCGCCGGAGCAGCGTGGCCCGGGGCGGTGCGAGGAGGCCCTCGGTGAGGTCGGAGATCTCCGTGACCTCAGGATGCCCGGTCATGTCTGCCGTCGATGACGTCATGCTCGTTCACCTCCGTCCTTCACTGCGGCTGGGTCGTCCAGCTCCGCGTCCGGGGAAACCGTCGGCGGTCCCGCTGCGGGTGGGACGGACGCCTTCTGCATCCGGTTCCGCTGCCCGTCGGCCGTCTGTCTGTCCCCGCTCCCGCCGGGACGCAGATGAGTGAGCAGTGGCAGCAGGCGGGCTCGTCCACGGGCGCACCGGCTCTTGATCGTGCCGGGCCGGACGTCCAGGATGCGCGCCGCCTCCGCGACGGGGTAGCCCTGCATGTCCACCAGGACGAGTGCCGCCCGCTGATCGGCCGGCAGTGTCCCGAGGGCTTCCAGCAACTGGCGGTGCAGGTCCTTGCGCTCGGCGGGGGCGGAGGCCGCCTCGTGTGGCTCCAGCAAGTGGTCGAGGCGTTCGGCGTCGTCGACCGGGGAGGTCTTCCGGGAGGCCGCCTTGCGGGCGCGGTCCAGGCAGGCGTTCACGGTGATCCGGTGCAGCCACGTCGTGACGGCCGCCTGGCCCCGGAAGGTGTGCGCGGCCCGGTAGGCGGAGACGAGGGCGTCCTGGACGGCGTCGGCGGCTTCCTCGCGGTCCCCCAGGGTGCGCAGGGCCACCGCCCAGAGCCGGTCGCGGTGGCGGCGCACCAGTTCACCGAAGGCATCCGGGTCGCCCTGCACGTGCCGGGCCAGGAGGTCCTGATCGCTGGTGTCGCCGTACGTGCCACCTGCCATCGGACCCCCTCCCCGCTGGTTCGGCGGCGCTCAGCCCTTGAACGTGACGTCGGTGATGGCCTGCTTGTAGCCGGCACTGCTGTAGCCGTCGGCCGGAGCGTACGGCAGTGCCGTGATCCACAGCAGTACGTACCGGCTCTTGGCGTGCTCCGACGCCTTGACCGTCAGCGAGGTGCCGGTGGTGGTGGCGGTGCCGATCTCCTTCATCCCGTCGATGCCGGTCGAGGGGGACAGCGCGTCGGTGGCGTAGAGGTGCACGGTCGTGCGGTCACCGGGGTACCGGAGACCTATCGTCACCGTCGAAAGATCCTCGGCGGAGCCGAGGTCGTAGACGATGCCGACACCGGGCTTGTACGGGGCGATCGGCGGGCCGTCGTTGTACTTCTTCGTCCGCCAGAACGTGGAGGGGTCGCCGTCGTAGGTCTTGTACACGTCCTTCGGCGCCTGGGCCGAGCCTTCGGCGACGTACTCCTGGGCGCCCTGGACCGCGATCGGCTTGGTGGGCTTGTCCTGGTCGGCGTTCTTGTCGCCGCCGTCCGTCGTCTGGGTCTGGTTCTGGTCGCCTGCCTTGCCGCCGCGCTCCATGAGGGCGTCCGCGAGCTGCCAGCTACCGAGACCGAGCGCGGCGATCAGCAGGGCCGAGACACCCCACTTCAGCACCTTGCCCGCGCGGCTCTGCAGCGGGGGCGGCGGGGGCGGCACCGGCTGGGTCACCCCGGGATGCGGGGCTGGGCGGCTGTATCCGCCCTTCTGGTAGGCCGTGCGCTGGTAGGCGGGCGGGGCGGTGTAGGCGGGCTCGGGCGGGCGGATGCGGGGCATCTCGCCGATCGCCTTCACCAGCTCCTCCGGCGTGGTGCACGGAGACTCGTGGCGGGAGGCGGTGGCGCCGTCGTTGGCGAGCGCCCGCATGGCCAGCTCCGACAGACCGCGATGCACTCCGGCACGCACCTGGTCCGCCGGGATCAGACCGACGTCCTTGGGCAGGCCGGACAGCCCGTAGGCATCGTCCTCGTACGGCCAGCGCTGGGTGAGCATGGCGTACAGCAGGGCGCCGATGGCCTCGGTGTCGGTGCGCTGGGGGGTGTCGGAGCCGATGCCCCGCAGGGCGGCGTTGACGGCGAGCCCGCGGATGCGCCACTGGCCCGTGGAGGTGCGCAGGACGGCGTTGGGGTTCAGCCGCAGGTGGGCCAGACCCTCGCGGTGGGCGGCGGCCATCGCGGAGGCGATCTGGGTGACCATCTGGTAGGCGTCGTACGGCTCCAGGGGGCCGGAGGCCAGGAGCGCGGTCAGT
This genomic window contains:
- the sigM gene encoding RNA polymerase sigma factor SigM, translating into MAGGTYGDTSDQDLLARHVQGDPDAFGELVRRHRDRLWAVALRTLGDREEAADAVQDALVSAYRAAHTFRGQAAVTTWLHRITVNACLDRARKAASRKTSPVDDAERLDHLLEPHEAASAPAERKDLHRQLLEALGTLPADQRAALVLVDMQGYPVAEAARILDVRPGTIKSRCARGRARLLPLLTHLRPGGSGDRQTADGQRNRMQKASVPPAAGPPTVSPDAELDDPAAVKDGGERA
- a CDS encoding protein kinase family protein, coding for MAERSTAAVDVADNSGEQSLTAQADQSTADGVANNRERDTDSDEAQGSPTSEEPGKTSPPELHSGHKLARRYRLEECLTRLDGFSSWRAVDEKLRRAVGVHILPADHPRARSVLAAARSAALLGDPRFVQVLDAVEDNDLVYVVHEWLPDATELTALLASGPLEPYDAYQMVTQIASAMAAAHREGLAHLRLNPNAVLRTSTGQWRIRGLAVNAALRGIGSDTPQRTDTEAIGALLYAMLTQRWPYEDDAYGLSGLPKDVGLIPADQVRAGVHRGLSELAMRALANDGATASRHESPCTTPEELVKAIGEMPRIRPPEPAYTAPPAYQRTAYQKGGYSRPAPHPGVTQPVPPPPPPLQSRAGKVLKWGVSALLIAALGLGSWQLADALMERGGKAGDQNQTQTTDGGDKNADQDKPTKPIAVQGAQEYVAEGSAQAPKDVYKTYDGDPSTFWRTKKYNDGPPIAPYKPGVGIVYDLGSAEDLSTVTIGLRYPGDRTTVHLYATDALSPSTGIDGMKEIGTATTTGTSLTVKASEHAKSRYVLLWITALPYAPADGYSSAGYKQAITDVTFKG